The nucleotide sequence GGACAGGTGGGAATTGCTCCCGGAGCGGAAATCGGTGATGGGGCCCGGGTGGCGGCCAAGTCCGGCATCTCCGGAAAGATTTCCCCCGGCGAAGAAGTGGCCGGGATACCGGCCATACCGGCCCGTATCTGGCGCAGGGCCGCGGTGGCTTTCGCAAAACTCCCCGATATGGTAAAGGATTGGCGAAGATTGCGGACCCTTCTTTCAGGCCCCGAACCGGATGGAGGTTCGAAGTGAGCACACATGAACTCTCACCCCGAGAGATACTGGATCTCCTTCCCCACCGTTTCCCCTTCCTCATGGTGGATCGGGTGGAGGAGGTGGATTGCGAGAGGCAATACATCCGGGCCATAAAAAATGTCACTCACAACGAACCCTTTTTCCAGGGCCACTTTCCGGAAAACCCCCTCATGCCCGGGGTGATGCTGGTGGAGGCCATGGCTCAGGTTGGGGCCCTCTTCATGAAGGCGTGTGTTCCGGAGTTTCGGGAAAAACTATTCGTACTGGCCGGGCTCGATCGGGTGCGTTTCCGGCAACCGGTCCTCCCCGGAGATACGCTGGTCATTGAGGCTCGGGGCTTCAAACAGAAGGGACACATCCTTAAAACCTCGGTGCGAATCCTGGTAAAGGGAAAAGTTGCGGCGGAAGCCGAAATCACGGCGGCCATGAGGTGAACCATGCGCAGAATACATCCCACCGCGGTCATTGATCCCAGTGCGGAAATCGAGGACGGTGTGGAGATAGGCCCTTACGCCATAATCGGTCCGCGGGTTTTTGTCGGGGAGGGAACCCGCATAGGAGCCCATGTGGTAATCGAGCGAGATACCCGTATCGGGAAAGGCAACCTGATCAACCACCACGCGGTTATCGGGGCCGATCCACAACATCTGGCCTATCGGGGCGAGGAGTCCCGGGTGGAAATTGGCGACGAAAATATTATTCGAGAATTCGTGACCATTCATCGCGGCACCGCTCTGGATCAACGGCTTACGCGGATAGGAAACCGGTGTTTGCTCATGGCCTATGTACATATTGCCCATGACTGTTTCCTGGGTGATGAGGTGATCATGGCCAACGGTGCCACTCTGGGAGGGCATGTCCGCGTGGGGGACCGGGTGGTCTTTGGAGGGCTTTCGGCGGTGCACCAGTTCTGCCGGATAGGCTCCTATGCCTTTGTGAGTGCCATGAGCGGGGTTGATAAGGATGTGCCCCCATTCGTGAAGGTCTTCGGCGTCCCGGCCAAGATCCAGGGACTTAACCTGGTGGGATTGCGCCGGGCCGGTTTTGATCGGGACAGTATCCGGAGGATCTCTCAGGCCCTGGGAATCTTCCTGGACGGTCCGGCCCGCCTATCGGAGACCATCGAGGAACTTCGGGACGCTTTCCCCGGGGATCCGCATGTGGGAGAATTTATCCGTTTTATCGAAAACCCTTCCCGGCAGGGAATTATGCGCCGCAAACCCTTCGAGGGAGAAGAAGCCTTTTAGACCGATGCCTCCGGGAAAACCCCTTGGGCTCGTGGCCGGGGAGGGACATGCCCCGATCTATTTCGTGGAAAGGCTTACCGGAGAAGGTGTACCTCTGGTGGTGGTTACCTTTTCGGATGACCAGGCCCAAAGACTTTCGGCAGCGGGAGCCCGGGTGTTCCGGATCCGTATGGGTCAGTTCGGCAGACTCCTGAAGATTTTGAGGGAACACGATGTGCAGGAGGTTACCTTTCTGGGAAAGATCGAGAAACCCAGGGCCCTGCGGGAAGCCCTTCCGGATCTTCGGGCCCTTATTCTATGGAAGCGACTCGCAAGCCGCAACGATGATGCCATTCTGAGGGCCGTATGTCAGGAGTTCGAAAAGGAAGGGTTTCGCGTGGTCTCACCGGCGGAACAACTTCCGGAACTTCTCACCCCGGAGGGGGTACTCACCCGACGGGCTCCCTCTCGGGAGGAGTGGAAGGATATCCGCTGGGGGCTTTCCGTAGCCCGGCGTATAGGAGAGCTCGACATCGGACAGTGTGTGGTGGTTAAGGAACGCATGGTGGTGGCGGTGGAGGCCATGGAGGGGACGGATGAGACCATCCGCCGGGCCGGGCGGTATCGTCGGGGAGCCGTGGTGATCAAGATCCTCAAGCCCACACAGGATCCCAGACTGGATCTTCCCTCCGCCGGAGCGGAGACGATTCGCGTGATGCGCGAGGCCGGAGCACGGGTCCTGGCCCTGGAGGCCGGAAAAAGTCTCTTTTTCGAGCAAGATGAAGCCATACGCGAGGCCGATCGGGCCGGAATAAGTATAGTGGGGGTGCGATGAGAAGAGTTCGGGTGGGAGTCATCGGAGTAGGACACCTGGGTCGATTCCACGCCGAAAAGTTCGCCCGTCTTCCGGGAGTTGAGCTCGCGGGAGTAGCCGACATAGTGGAGGAGCGAGCCCGACGGATCGGAGAGGTTCACCGGGTCTTCTGGACCACCGATTACCGAAACCTCCTTCCCCGTGTAGAAGCCCTTTCCATCGTCACGCCCACCGTTACCCACTATGAGATCGCCAGAGACTGTCTTTCCGCCGGCAAACACCTATTCGTGGAAAAACCCCTTACCGAACATCCCGAGACCGCCGCCGAGCTGGTAGAACTGGCCGAAAAGAAGGGTCTCGTTCTCCAGGTAGGACACATTGAGCGTTTCCAGCCCTCGATAAAGCGTCTTCTTTCCCGCGTGCGCCGTCCTCTTTTCGTGGAGGCTCACAGGCTTTCGGGATTCTCCCCCCGGGCCCTCGATGTGGATGTAATTCTTGATCTCATGATCCACGACCTGGATCTCCTTTTAGCCCTGAACCCGGAGGGCGGTGTGCAAAGTATGCTTGTCGCGGGGGCCCCGGTACTCTCTCCGCGGATCGACATCGCCAGCGTGCGCATCCTTTTCGACAACGGACTCTCGGCCAATCTCACCGCCAGCCGCATCTCTCTCACCCCTCAGAGACGGTTCCGGGTCTTTGAACCGGGAGGTTATTTTTCCGCCGATACCCTGAAACGACGCTACTTCGAAGTCCGTCTGGGAGAGAAGGGACAACTCACCCCCCTGGAGGAATCCTTTCCCGAGGCCGATCCCCTGCAGGAGGAACTTGCGGAATTTGTTAGATCGGTTGCAGAGGGACGGGACCCTCCGGTATCCGGAAGGGAGGCCCTGAGGGCCCTGGAACTGGCTCACCGCATCAAGGAGGAAATCCAGGATTATCTGCGCCTTTGCGGGGAGGAGCTCCGCTTTGAAAGCCTCAAGTTCTAAGGTTTTGATCGTGGCCGGGGAGGAATCCGGAGACCTTTACGGGGCGGAACTCCTGCGTCGGGTGCGGGAAATTCAGCCGGGATTTACCTTTTACGGTATCGGGGGCCGAAGGATGCGGGCCGCGGGGCTGGAGTGTCTGTATCCGGCGGAACCGCTGGCCGTGGTGGGACTACCGGGGCTCTCCGAGCTACGACTCCTGCGTGAAGCCTGGCACAGACTCGCGAAATTCCTGCGGGAGGGATGCCCCCGGGCGGCGGTCCTCATCGACTTTCCCGGATTCAATTTACGCCTGGCCAAACTGTGTCGCAAACTCGGGATACCGGTCTTCTATTACATCGCCCCTCAGGTGTGGGCCTGGCATCGAAGCCGTCTTCGCATTCTCCGCAAAACCGTGGATCTTCTGGCGGTGGTGCTCCCCTTTGAAAAAGAGTTCTTCGAACAGGAGGGAATCCGAGCCGTTTTCGTAGGACATCCTCTGGTGGATCTGGTGCGTCCGGCCCTCTCCCGGGAAACTTTTTTTGAGATCGCCGGTCTGAACCCCCATCATCCCCTCCTGGGCATCTTTCCCGGTAGTCGCCGGAGTGAGGTGGAACGCCTGCTTCCGGTGTTTGCAAAGACCTATGAGATACTCAAAAGGGACCATCCCCGGCTCCAGGCCGTGGTGGTCAAGGCTCCGGGGCTACCGAAAACCCTCCTCTGGGAGGATCTCGAGCGCCGGATCAAGGTGTTGGAGGGCTACCAGCACGAGGTGCTCCAACACGCTGAGGCGGCCCTCCTTGCCTCGGGGACCATCACCCTGGAGGCGGCTCTGCTCGAAACTCCCATGGTAGCGGCCTATCGGCTTCCCGCCCTGGCCTACCTTCTGGCCAGGATCCTGGTGAAGGTTCCTTACATCACCCTTCCCAATCTCATCCTCGGGGAAGGGGTGGTTCCGGAATTCATCCAGGGCGGGGTACAACCCGAGGCCCTGGCCGGCGCCCTGCGCCCCTACCTCTTCGAGACCCACATACGGAAAGAGACCCGCCGAAAACTCGCCCGCGTTAAAGAACTTCTCGGAGGCAAGGGAGCCTCCTGGCGGGTGGCGGAACTTCTGGTGGATTTCCTGCGCTCTATTTCACCACCAGAACCTCTACCGTCTTCGGCTTCCGCAACACATTGACCACCACATCCCTCTCGTAGCGCCGGAACTCAAGATCCACGGTATGCTCTCCCACCCGGAGCCCTGTAAGCCTTACCCAGGAAAGGAATTCCGGAAGACGCGGACGAATAAAGGCCAAGCCCTTGCCGGTGAATTTGAGCCCCAGGGAGGCGGAAAGAAGCATGAAAACCGACCCCGAGGCCCAGGCCTGGGGACTGCAGGCCACGGGATAGGATACCGGGCCCTCTCCGGCCCGACGGTTGAAACCACAGAAGAGCTCGGGAAGACGGTGGTGAGGGAAGTAATGGCTGGCCTCGAAAAGTCCCCGAAAGATGCGCTCAAGGGGTACCTTGAGTTCATAGGAAGCCAGGCCCTGAGCAATGAGGGCATTATCATGCGGCCATACCGAACCGTTGTGATAGGAAACTGGATTATAAAAAACCTCCTTTCTGGAAAGAGTGCGTACCCCCCATCCTGAGAAAAGATCCGGTTCAAAGAGCCTGCCGGCTAGATCCCGGGCCTCTTCCTCGGAAAGGACCTCGGCAAAGAGAAGATGCCCGGGGTTAGAAGTCTTAACCAGACACGGTCTTTTCCGACCATCCAGAGCCAGGGCGGGAAAATCAGCCCCCGGAGGGAAAAAAAGTCGCCGGAGTTTCTCACGAACCCCCTCAGCCCGGGAAAGGAAGGAGAGCACCAGGTCATGCTTGGCCAGTGCCCGAGCCATACGAGCCATCTCCAGATAGGCCCGGTAAAGATAGCCCTGAATCTCCACCAGGGCCACCGGAGGCTCAGGAAAGGTACCATCCCGGTGAAATACACTGTCGTGGGAGTCCTTCCAGCCCTTGTTAACCAAACCCTCCTCGGAGGGACGATACTCGATAAGACCGTCCCCATCGAGGTCTCCGTAATGTTCCATCCACTCCAGGGCCAGCTCCAGGTGCACCCAGAGCCTTTTTAAAAATTCGAGATCCTGGGTCCTTTCGAAATAGGTTCCGGCCAGAATGATGAAGAGCGGGGTAGCGTCCACCGAACCGTAATAACGACCAAAAGGGATCTCTCCGGTGGAGGCCATCTCCCCGAACCGCATTTCATGGACGATCTTACCCGGCTCGGCATCGCGGGAGGGATCGTGTTCCGTAGCCTGAGTCCGGGCCAGCACCTCCAGTACGCCCCGGGCGATATCCGGATTAAACCAGAGCGTCTGCAACCCCACTATGAGACCGTCTCGTCCGAAGACAGTATTGAACCAGGGGATGCCCGCATAAGGATAGAGCCCGTAAGGAGTACGAGTCAGCATCATGAAGAGATCGTATTCCGAACGTTCCAGCCAGCGGTTAAAGTACTCATTGGAGCTCTCCACCCGGACACTCGAGCGGGTAAATTCCTTGCGTTCCCGTCGTCTCAGGAAAAGAGCGGAACGAAAATTCCCGGATCGCTCTTCCCTTCCCTCGACACACCGCACCGCAAGTCCCAGATTGATTCTCTCCTTCGGGGCTAGATGCAGCAGGAAACGGGCCTCCGTGGGGGATATCCTCTCGGGTTTTTCGGAAAATGTGATCTCCACCGTACGAACCACTCCGTCCAATCCGTGATACCTTATTCTCACCACATCCTCCTCCACCTCGGGGGGCAGGGTATGTCCCCTTCTGCGGCGTGGAGTGCCCCGCACCTCGAAGATATCCACAAAGTCCGCCCCGAAGGCCAGGGTCACCGGGAGCTCCAGTTCGCGGAAGGCGTAATTGGTAAAGACGATTTCCTCATAGTAGTCCCCCTCATAAAGCAGCTTGGTCCGCCGGAGGTGAATAGCACCCCGCGGAAGAAATACCTCTCCGAAAAAGAGATCCGGATTGGTGAGGTTTACCTGAATGAGAATCCCGTCAGGGGAAAGAGCGGAACCGAGGAGGAAAGGCCTGGTCTCGCAGCAGAAAAGTTCGAGGCGCGAAAGGAATCTGGTCCCCCGGTGATAAAGGCCCAGTTCTCCGAGCCCCCCCGGACGGATATCTCCCTCGGCATTAAAGAGGGCAAAGGTATCCCCGTGTTTGAAGGTGAGGTTGCGCGGGGAAAGCCCCGGGCTCTGGGCCAGGATGTAAAACTTCAGGCCGCCTTCCGCCAAAGGGGCACCTCCTCGACACGAAGGCTTTCGTAGAGTTTAAGATAATCCCGCGCCATCCTCTCCGCGGTGAAGCGTTCCTCAAAGACCCGACGGCATTCCCGCCGGGAGATTCGAGAAAGTTCCTCCACCGCCTTTTCGGCCTCCTCCATACTCTCCACAATGTATCCGTTGCGGCCGGGCTCAATGATCTCCGGAACGGAACCGCATCTCCAGGCAATCACCGGAGTACCGCAGGCATTGGCCTCAATCATAACGATGCCGAAGGGTTCGGGCCAGTCAATAAGCATAAGGAGAGCCAGCGCTCCGGCCAGAAACTCCTGTTTCTCCGCCTCCGAAATTTCCCCCACAAACTCCACCCAGGGACTGGACAGACGGGGTTTTATGACCTCCTCGAAATAATCCTGATCCGCTCGATCCACCTTGGCGGCCATGAGAA is from Thermosulfurimonas sp. F29 and encodes:
- the fabZ gene encoding 3-hydroxyacyl-ACP dehydratase FabZ; its protein translation is MSTHELSPREILDLLPHRFPFLMVDRVEEVDCERQYIRAIKNVTHNEPFFQGHFPENPLMPGVMLVEAMAQVGALFMKACVPEFREKLFVLAGLDRVRFRQPVLPGDTLVIEARGFKQKGHILKTSVRILVKGKVAAEAEITAAMR
- the lpxA gene encoding acyl-ACP--UDP-N-acetylglucosamine O-acyltransferase, with protein sequence MRRIHPTAVIDPSAEIEDGVEIGPYAIIGPRVFVGEGTRIGAHVVIERDTRIGKGNLINHHAVIGADPQHLAYRGEESRVEIGDENIIREFVTIHRGTALDQRLTRIGNRCLLMAYVHIAHDCFLGDEVIMANGATLGGHVRVGDRVVFGGLSAVHQFCRIGSYAFVSAMSGVDKDVPPFVKVFGVPAKIQGLNLVGLRRAGFDRDSIRRISQALGIFLDGPARLSETIEELRDAFPGDPHVGEFIRFIENPSRQGIMRRKPFEGEEAF
- a CDS encoding LpxI family protein, which gives rise to MPPGKPLGLVAGEGHAPIYFVERLTGEGVPLVVVTFSDDQAQRLSAAGARVFRIRMGQFGRLLKILREHDVQEVTFLGKIEKPRALREALPDLRALILWKRLASRNDDAILRAVCQEFEKEGFRVVSPAEQLPELLTPEGVLTRRAPSREEWKDIRWGLSVARRIGELDIGQCVVVKERMVVAVEAMEGTDETIRRAGRYRRGAVVIKILKPTQDPRLDLPSAGAETIRVMREAGARVLALEAGKSLFFEQDEAIREADRAGISIVGVR
- a CDS encoding Gfo/Idh/MocA family protein; this translates as MRRVRVGVIGVGHLGRFHAEKFARLPGVELAGVADIVEERARRIGEVHRVFWTTDYRNLLPRVEALSIVTPTVTHYEIARDCLSAGKHLFVEKPLTEHPETAAELVELAEKKGLVLQVGHIERFQPSIKRLLSRVRRPLFVEAHRLSGFSPRALDVDVILDLMIHDLDLLLALNPEGGVQSMLVAGAPVLSPRIDIASVRILFDNGLSANLTASRISLTPQRRFRVFEPGGYFSADTLKRRYFEVRLGEKGQLTPLEESFPEADPLQEELAEFVRSVAEGRDPPVSGREALRALELAHRIKEEIQDYLRLCGEELRFESLKF
- the lpxB gene encoding lipid-A-disaccharide synthase, with the translated sequence MKASSSKVLIVAGEESGDLYGAELLRRVREIQPGFTFYGIGGRRMRAAGLECLYPAEPLAVVGLPGLSELRLLREAWHRLAKFLREGCPRAAVLIDFPGFNLRLAKLCRKLGIPVFYYIAPQVWAWHRSRLRILRKTVDLLAVVLPFEKEFFEQEGIRAVFVGHPLVDLVRPALSRETFFEIAGLNPHHPLLGIFPGSRRSEVERLLPVFAKTYEILKRDHPRLQAVVVKAPGLPKTLLWEDLERRIKVLEGYQHEVLQHAEAALLASGTITLEAALLETPMVAAYRLPALAYLLARILVKVPYITLPNLILGEGVVPEFIQGGVQPEALAGALRPYLFETHIRKETRRKLARVKELLGGKGASWRVAELLVDFLRSISPPEPLPSSASATH
- a CDS encoding amylo-alpha-1,6-glucosidase; amino-acid sequence: MAEGGLKFYILAQSPGLSPRNLTFKHGDTFALFNAEGDIRPGGLGELGLYHRGTRFLSRLELFCCETRPFLLGSALSPDGILIQVNLTNPDLFFGEVFLPRGAIHLRRTKLLYEGDYYEEIVFTNYAFRELELPVTLAFGADFVDIFEVRGTPRRRRGHTLPPEVEEDVVRIRYHGLDGVVRTVEITFSEKPERISPTEARFLLHLAPKERINLGLAVRCVEGREERSGNFRSALFLRRRERKEFTRSSVRVESSNEYFNRWLERSEYDLFMMLTRTPYGLYPYAGIPWFNTVFGRDGLIVGLQTLWFNPDIARGVLEVLARTQATEHDPSRDAEPGKIVHEMRFGEMASTGEIPFGRYYGSVDATPLFIILAGTYFERTQDLEFLKRLWVHLELALEWMEHYGDLDGDGLIEYRPSEEGLVNKGWKDSHDSVFHRDGTFPEPPVALVEIQGYLYRAYLEMARMARALAKHDLVLSFLSRAEGVREKLRRLFFPPGADFPALALDGRKRPCLVKTSNPGHLLFAEVLSEEEARDLAGRLFEPDLFSGWGVRTLSRKEVFYNPVSYHNGSVWPHDNALIAQGLASYELKVPLERIFRGLFEASHYFPHHRLPELFCGFNRRAGEGPVSYPVACSPQAWASGSVFMLLSASLGLKFTGKGLAFIRPRLPEFLSWVRLTGLRVGEHTVDLEFRRYERDVVVNVLRKPKTVEVLVVK